One genomic region from Macaca mulatta isolate MMU2019108-1 chromosome 20, T2T-MMU8v2.0, whole genome shotgun sequence encodes:
- the LOC144338375 gene encoding uncharacterized protein LOC144338375 isoform X1, giving the protein MSYNRAIAFQPGQPNETLTEEEEEEEEEEEEEEEEEEEEEEEEEEEEEEEEEEEEEEEEEEEEEEEEEEDEEEEEEEEEEEEEKEKEKKKKEEEEERRKKKEERRKKKKTKWLEC; this is encoded by the exons ATGAGCTataatcgtgccattgcattccagcctgggcaaccgaatGAGACCTtgacagaagaagaagaagaggaagaagaggaagaagaggaggaggaggaggaagaggaggaggaggaggaagaggaagag gaggaggaagaggaagaggaggaagaggaagaggaggaagaggaagaggaggaagaggaagaggaagaggaggaagacgaggaagaagaggaagaggaggaggaggaggaggaggagaaggagaaggagaagaagaagaaagaagaagaagaagaaagaagaaagaagaaagaagaaagaagaaagaagaagaagaccaAGTGGTTGGAGTGTTGA
- the LOC144338375 gene encoding uncharacterized protein LOC144338375 isoform X2: MSYNRAIAFQPGQPNETLTEEEEEEEEEEEEEEEEEEEEEEEEEEEEEEEEEEEEEEEEEEEEEEEEEDEEEEEEEEEEEEEKEKEKKKKEEEEERRKKKEERRKKKKTKWLEC; encoded by the exons ATGAGCTataatcgtgccattgcattccagcctgggcaaccgaatGAGACCTtgacagaagaagaagaagaggaagaagaggaagaagaggaggaggaggaggaagaggaggaggaggaggaagaggaagag gaggaagaggaagaggaggaagaggaagaggaggaagaggaagaggaggaagaggaagaggaagaggaggaagacgaggaagaagaggaagaggaggaggaggaggaggaggagaaggagaaggagaagaagaagaaagaagaagaagaagaaagaagaaagaagaaagaagaaagaagaaagaagaagaagaccaAGTGGTTGGAGTGTTGA